The Alphaproteobacteria bacterium US3C007 genomic interval CGAGGGCAGCCATCATGGCATCGAAGATTATCTGGAAATGAAATATATCTGCCTATCCGTCTGATACCGCTGTCACATCGCGCCATCGCCTTGCCCGTAAATCTGCTTTGTAAGCTGCAGCTCAAAAAATCCGTAAGTTGTCCAGAGGCCCGATTTCAAACTGAACCGGCTTGAGAATAGGCCAGCAAGCTCACCTCTGCGTAAAAACGGATTGCGCAGGATCTGGGTTGCCATCTTCCGACCGTGAAAACAAACCGAGGCAATAGTAAAAAAGGATCAGCATGATGCGATTAGGGCCAATGGATTGGGGGCTACTGGTGCTTTTATCTCTGCTTTGGGGGGGATCCTTTTTATGCGTTGGCATCGCGGTACAGGAATTGCCCGTGTTAACCATAATCGCCCTCAGGGTCAGTCTGGCTGCACTTGTGCTCTGGGGCATCGCGCTCTTCAGCGGCCATCAGCTGCCACGCGGGCGAAAAACCTGGCAGGCCTTTCTGGCTCTGGGCCTGCTGAATAATGTTATCCCCTTTGGACTGATCGTTTTCGGACAACAAACCATTGGCGCCGGCCTTGCCGCCATTTTAAACGCCACAACCCCCTTATGGACCGTTCTTATCGCGGCTCTGTTTCTGGCCGATGAACGGTTTTCAAAGCAAAAGCTCTTTGGCGTTCTGTTGGGGCTCGTTGGCGTTATCGTGATGGTTGGGCCAGACAGTCTTGCAGGGATATCGCGCAATCTTGGCGCGCAATTGGCAGTGCTTGGTGCAACGCTTTCATACGCGTTTGCCAGCGTGTTTGGACGCCGCTTTGCCGCGGCAAAAATCAGCCCCCTGCATACCGCTTTGGGGCAGGTCACCGCCTCATCGTTTATTTTGGTGCCCTTGGCACTGATGATTGATACGCCTTGGGCATCTGCGCTGCCAAGCCAAGCGACCATCTTCGCTATTCTCGGGCTGGCCGTTCTGTCAACCGCAGGCGGATATTTATTGTTTTTCAACATACTGCAACGCGCGGGCGCCACAAATGTGTCTTTGGTCACCCTTTTAATTCCACCCTCCGCCATCGCGATGGGGATGTTGTTTTTAGAAGAAACGTTGCAAGGCATACATTTTATTGGCTTGGCCTTGATCATTTTGGGTTTGCTCAGCTTGCAAGGAAGACTGTTCCGTCTCAGCAGGCCAAAACAAGCGGATTGACCCGCGTTCAAGGCCTCGTTACTGAGCACCACCCGAAAGAAAATGGATCACAAGATGGCAAGGCAGCGCAAAGGCCGCGACATATCAGGATGGTTGATCATCGACAAGCCTGTAGGGATAACATCTGCCGCTTTGGTCAACAAAGCCAAATGGGCGCTCGGGGCCAAGAAAGCCGGCCATGCGGGTACTTTGGATCCCGAGGCAACGGGGCTTTTGGCGCTGGCCTTTGGCGAGGCAACAAAAACCGTTCCTTATATCACGGATGCTCTAAAAGCCTATGAATTCACGGTCAGGTTGGGGCAGGAGACCAATACGGATGATGGCGAGGGGGAACTGACGCGCCAAAGCGATGCGCGACCCAGCGACGCCGATATCAAAAACGCCTTGCTTTCGTTTATTGGCGATATCGAGCAAGTGCCACCAAAATTCTCAGCGGTGAAAATCGATGGCCAGCGCGCGTATAAACTGGCTCGATCGGGGGCGGATATCGCGCTTGAGGCGCGCCCGCTCTTCGTCGACTCGCTTTTGCTGATTGATCGGCCCGATGCGGACCATGTGGTGCTAGAGCTCACCTGCGGCAAGGGTGGCTATGTGCGCGCGATCGCACGCGATCTGGGCCAGAAACTGGGATGCTTTGGGCATGTCGTTCAATTGCGGCGGATCTGGTCTGGGCCCTTCGATCTGGATCAAGCCGTGAGCATAGAGCAGCTGGAAGCGCTTGCAAAAACCCCTGAGCTGGATCACAAATTAGTGCCATTAGAAGCTGGTCTCAGCGACGTAAGCGAAGCCCGGTGCACAGCAGAATCAGCGGCCAAATTGCGCAACGGCAACCCCGGCCTGGTGACCGCGCAAAATCTTCAATATGGCGATTTATGCTGGGCCAGCTTCGAGGGTGAAGCTGTTGCCATCGGGCGTTATCAAGCCGGTATGCTTTACCCCAACCGCGTTATTTTGCCAACTCGGTAAAGGGCGAACCGCAACGCTGGGGCCCGAGCACAAATTGCAAAGCGGCCGCAAAACGGCCTGCAAAACCTTGCAAAAGCCAAAAACAACGGCCAGACATACCTATGATCAAACGACAGCACCAAAAGGGTGACGCATTTTCACAGGCCATTTATTCGCCCTGCGAGCGCTATCGCTACAGCCTGACCAGAACCTGGCAAGACAGCGCGCCAAAAGTAAATTTTATTATGCTCAACCCATCGACGGCAACGGAACTTCAAAACGATCCCACCGTTGAGCGCTGTGAGCAACGTGCCCGGGCGCTGGGGTTTGGTGGGTTTTGTGTGACGAATATTTTTGCCTGGCGCGATACAGATCCCAAAAAGATGCGCGCCGCCGCCAACCCGGTTGGGCCAGAAAATGATGGGGCAATCCTGCAAGGCTGCGCTTGGGCCGATCACATCATCGCAGCTTGGGGCACGCATGGGGCGCATTTGCAGCGCGGACCCGCTGTCAAAACCCTGTTATGGACATTAAAAATGCCAATCTATCATCTGGGGTTAACCAAAGCCGGCCACCCAAAACACCCGCTCTATTTAAGCTACGCGCAACAACCGGAACTTTGGATCACCTAAATGCCGCAGCAAGATCCAGAAATAAAACGACTCACACAGGCGATAGACGCCCTTCGAAACCATCCATTTTTACGCCTTAACAGCACCATTGCTCAACAAATTTGGATTACCTTTTTGCGGGGCATGGCCTTCGGATTAGGCTCGGTGCTGGGCGCAACCTTTTTGGTTTACGTCCTTGTACAAACCCTCTCGCAATTTGAATTTATTCCGATATTAGGCGATTGGGCGGCGCAATTGATCCAGCAAATAGAAAACAATCGTTAACCAAGGTGTCACTCTCAGATTGCATCCATCATCCCCAATCCGCACAGTTTAACCGCGGGGCAGCTTGGGGGGCGACAGGGGCAGTATGTTTTTCTTGGCAGGAATTTTCAGCGCATTGATGCTAAGCGGTCTAGTGGTCATGATCGACAGCGATGAAGATGGCCAATTTGACGACACCGAAAATCTTGAGGATAACGGCTTTGAGGCGCGTAAAATGCACGAAGGCCGCTTTGTAACAGGTTCAGACGCGACCGGCAGCATACAATCTGGCAACGCCGCCGACAATCACCTCACCGGCACAGTCGGTCCGGATCAGATCAACGGCTATGCGGGCAATGATCGCCTTTCTGGCGGGGCCGGTGGTGATATTTTGATCGGTGGCGCAGGCAAAGATCACCTTTGGGGCGGCGATCACAACGACCAGCTGCGCGGAGATGCTGAGGATGACATATTGAACGGCGGCGCGGGTGCGGATAGGCTTTTTGGCGGTCTGGGGAATGATCAGCTTTTTGGCGCAGCCGGAAAAGATACGCTTTCAGGCGGCGAAGGCGATGATAATCTGCAGGGTGATGCGGGAAATGATGCGCTGTTGGGCGGCTATGGGAATGACAGATTAGAAGGTGGCGCAGGCAGCGATAGCCTGTTTGGAGGCCCGGGAGACGATATTTTAATCGGGCAAGAAACCCAAGCCACCGCTGATTTTCTGAATGGTGGCGCCGGAAATGATATTTTACAAAGCGGCGGAGCTGACAGTTTGCATGGCGGATCCGGTCAAGATCTGTTCCAAATCATCACAGCTGCAAACAGGCCTGAAGATGTTGCCGAAATCAGCGATTTCAACCCAAGTCACGACCATATTGAAATATGGATAAACGGCCAGCAGCAAACCGATCCAATTATAGAAATCAGCCAAAATAATGCTGGCCACGCCTTGGTTTGGCTGAATCAAAATCCAATTCTTTCGGTTTTATCGGAAGAAAAACTGACTGCGGCTCATATTATTTTGCGCCATGGCCCTGCAAACACCTAATTTTCGCTTTTCATTTGCAGCAAAACCGATTAGAGCGCCGGTTTAGTCAGGCGATGCTTGGCTGAACTCCACGGGCCCTGCTGGACGACATCCCGGCCTGCGCCATCAACCCTTAACCAAAGGAGACCCCGATGTCGATTACTGCAGAAGAAAAAGCAAAAGTGATGAAAGACTTCGCCACCAAAGACGGCGATACTGGATCACCCGAAGTGCAAGTTGCCATTTTAACATCTCGGATCACAACATTGACCGAGCATTTTAAAAGCCACAAGAAAGATAATCATTCACGCCGCGGTTTGCTTAAAATGGTCGCGTTGCGCCGCAAATTGCTGGATTACGTGAAAGCAAAAGACGAAAGCCGGTATCAAGACCTTATCAAGCGTCTGGGTATCCGCCGCTAAGCCTAAGCTTACGATACGATATTTTTTAAATGGCGTCTCAATTCTGAGGCGCCATTTTTTTTATAATTAAGGCAAAGATAGGCGCCTCCTAATCGCGTAATCTTGGTGCCAAGCAAACCGCTTTGCCAGCTCTTTCCATCACTGCATAATTAGGCTAAACGCCCTCTATCTGAAATCCGGCGCCCGGACTCCAGCGCCCGACATATAAGATATTGGGGTCAGGGGGAATTCGCCCCCTACGCAAATGGCCAATCGGCCTAATTAGGAAACATAGATGTTTAATGTAACGACGAAATCAATCGAATGGGGCGAAGAGCGCCTGACACTCGAAACGGGCAAAGTGGCCCGTCAAGCCGATGGCACCGTGATTGCCACGCTCGGCGAAACCTCAGTGATGGCCAATGTGACCTTCGCAAAAGCACAAAAGCCGGGGCAAGATTTCTTCCCGCTGACCGTGCATTACCAAGAAAAATATTACGCAGCGGGTAAAATCCCGGGCGGCTTTTTCAAGCGCGAAGCGCGCCCTTCTGAAAAAGAAACTTTGACCGCGCGCTTGATTGATCGCCCAATTCGCCCCCTCTTTGTGGATGGCTTCAAAAATGAAGTCTTGGTGATGTGTACCGTTCTTAGCCATGATTTGGTGAACGATCCCGATATTGTTGCAATGATCGCGGCCTCTGCTGCGCTGACAATCTCTGGTGCGCCATTCATGGGGCCGATCGCCGGATGCCGTGTGGGATATACCGATGGTGAGTATGTTTTAAACCCGACCGTGGATGATATGGATCATCTGCGTAACAACCCAGATCAGCGTTTAGACCTGGTCGTTGCCGGCACCAAAGACGCCGTGATGATGGTAGAATCAGAGGCTTATGAGCTGACCGAAGAAGAGATGCTCAACGCGGTGACATTTGCCCATGCGCAAATCCAACCCGTGATCGATTTGATCATTGATTTGGCAGAAGATGCGGCGAAAGAGCCCTTCCATTTCGAAGCCCCCGATTACGCCGATCTTTATCAAGCGATCAAAGCGGCAGGTGACGCAGACATGCGCGCCGCGTTTGCCTTAAGCGATAAACAAGAGCGCACAGCCGCAGTCTCAGCCGCGCGTGCAACGATCACGGCGGCGCTGAGCGACGAGCAATTGGCCGATGCCAATCTCGGATCAGCGATGAAAAAGCTGGAAGCCGGCATCCTACGCGGCGACGTGGTAAAAACAGGCAAACGTATCGACGGACGCGGCACCAGCGATGTGCGCGGAATTGTTTGCGAAACCGGCATGCTGCCACGCACCCACGGGTCTGCTTTGTTTACGCGCGGCGAAACCCAAGGCTTGGTGGTTACCACGCTTGGCACGGGCGATGATGAGCAAATCATCGATGCCTTGCATGGAAATTCTCGCAGCAACTTCCTTTTGCATTATAACTTCCCCCCCTATTCGGTTGGTGAAGCGGGCCGCGTGGGCCCTCCTGGTCGCCGCGAAATTGGCCACGGAAAATTAGCATGGCGCGCGCTACAGGCGGTTTTGCCTGCGGCAACCGACTTTCCTTATACCGTGCGCGTTGTCTCTGAAATCACTGAATCAAACGGATCCTCTTCCATGGCTTCCGTCTGTGGAGGCTCTTTGTCAATGATGGATGCCGGAGTTCCCTTGAAAGCCCCGGTTGCCGGCGTTGCGATGGGTCTGATCTTGGAAGACAGCGGAGATTTCGCAATCCTAACCGATATCTTGGGCGATGAAGATCACCTTGGCGATATGGATTTCAAAGTGGCGGGAACCGCTGAGGGGATCACCTCATTGCAAATGGACATCAAAGTCGCTGGCATCACGCCTGAAATCATGAAACAGGCTCTGGCGCAGGCCAAAGAGGGCCGGCTGCATATTCTTGATGAAATGTCCAAATCTCTGACCGAAGCCGCTGACTTCAGCGTTCACGCGCCGCGGATTGAAACGATGACCGTTCCAACGGATAAAATCCGTGAAGTCATCGGATCGGGCGGCAAAGTCATCCGTGAAATCGTGGAAGTCTCGGGGGCAAAAGTCGATATCAATGATGAAGGGGTGATCAAAATCGCCTCTCCAGACGGGGAATCGATCAAAAAAGCCTATGATATGATCTACTCAATCGTTGCCGAGCCCGAAGTGGGTAAGATTTACGATGGCAAAGTGGTGAAAATCGTTGATTTCGGAGCTTTTGTAAACTTCTTTGGCAAGCGCGATGGTTTGGTACATGTAAGCCAGATTGAAAACCGCCGCTTGAACCATCCGTCAGATGTTCTCAAAGAAGGCCAAGATGTCAAAGTCAAACTGCTCGGCTTTGATGATCGTGGCAAAGTTCGCTTGGCGATGAAAATGGTCGATCAAGAAACCGGTGCAGAAATCGTTGAAGAAAAGAAAGACGAATCTGCAGAATAAGTTTTGTCTTTGGGCCTGGCTTTGCGCCGGGCCCAAAACAACAATCCCACCTGCTGGTATTTAGGCCTGTACCCGCAGCGTTAACCCTTGGGGAGCGCGGTATATAAGCAATTCACGCCTGCCAGATTAAAGTGCCTTACCGCCCCACAATTCATACGCATAGTCACGGTAAAATCTTCCGTCGGATCATCAGGTCTTGAGTCAAAGCCGGCTGCCTGAGGCAAGCGCAATCACGCAGGCGCAGCACGTCAAAATAGCGGCGCCACTAGAGGGTTTGGTACATGCTATAAAGCAGGTTGCTCCGTGCAATATGACTTCCCTCGCACGCAAGCTCTTGCTAATCTCAATCTGGCCTGAAACAGTCGCCCAGAGCCAAGGCTTTGGAATGTATTTATTCGAATAGGAGATCTGCAATGATCGAAAAGCGTCAATTCTATATCAATGGAGCTTGGACAAACCCGCTTGATGGCCAAGACCGTGACGTGATCAACCCGACCACCGAAGCGCCATGCGCGGTTATCTCGCTTGGTGGGCAGGCCGATACCGACGCCGCGGTCAGTGCAGCCAAAGCCGCCTTGCCCGCATGGATGGACACCCCTGTTGAAACGCGGATTGCTTTGGTTGAAAAGCTATTAGACATCTATCTCACCCGCGTTGAAGATCTTGCACAAGCCACCAGCATGGAAATGGGTGCACCGATTGATATGGCCCGCGGCAGCCAAGTTGGTGCCGGTTCAGGCCATTTGAAAAACTTTATCCGCGCCGCCAAAAGCTTTCAATTTGATCACGCGCTTGGCGATCACGCCCCGAATGATCGGATCCTTCACGAAGCGGTTGGAGTCTGCGCCTTGATCACGCCTTGGAATTGGCCGCTCAACCAAATCGCACTTAAAGTGGGCGCGGCGGCGATTGCGGGCTGTACGATGGTTTTGAAACCCTCAGAAGAAAGCCCGCTGAACGCACTGATTTTTGCTGAATGTATGGATGCCGCAGGCTTCCCAGCCGGCGTTTTTAATTTGATAAATGGAGATGGCGCGGGCGTGGGCACACAATTATCTGTGCATAAAGA includes:
- a CDS encoding DUF1643 domain-containing protein is translated as MIKRQHQKGDAFSQAIYSPCERYRYSLTRTWQDSAPKVNFIMLNPSTATELQNDPTVERCEQRARALGFGGFCVTNIFAWRDTDPKKMRAAANPVGPENDGAILQGCAWADHIIAAWGTHGAHLQRGPAVKTLLWTLKMPIYHLGLTKAGHPKHPLYLSYAQQPELWIT
- a CDS encoding DMT family transporter: MMRLGPMDWGLLVLLSLLWGGSFLCVGIAVQELPVLTIIALRVSLAALVLWGIALFSGHQLPRGRKTWQAFLALGLLNNVIPFGLIVFGQQTIGAGLAAILNATTPLWTVLIAALFLADERFSKQKLFGVLLGLVGVIVMVGPDSLAGISRNLGAQLAVLGATLSYAFASVFGRRFAAAKISPLHTALGQVTASSFILVPLALMIDTPWASALPSQATIFAILGLAVLSTAGGYLLFFNILQRAGATNVSLVTLLIPPSAIAMGMLFLEETLQGIHFIGLALIILGLLSLQGRLFRLSRPKQAD
- the truB gene encoding tRNA pseudouridine(55) synthase TruB, yielding MARQRKGRDISGWLIIDKPVGITSAALVNKAKWALGAKKAGHAGTLDPEATGLLALAFGEATKTVPYITDALKAYEFTVRLGQETNTDDGEGELTRQSDARPSDADIKNALLSFIGDIEQVPPKFSAVKIDGQRAYKLARSGADIALEARPLFVDSLLLIDRPDADHVVLELTCGKGGYVRAIARDLGQKLGCFGHVVQLRRIWSGPFDLDQAVSIEQLEALAKTPELDHKLVPLEAGLSDVSEARCTAESAAKLRNGNPGLVTAQNLQYGDLCWASFEGEAVAIGRYQAGMLYPNRVILPTR
- a CDS encoding calcium-binding protein, which codes for MFFLAGIFSALMLSGLVVMIDSDEDGQFDDTENLEDNGFEARKMHEGRFVTGSDATGSIQSGNAADNHLTGTVGPDQINGYAGNDRLSGGAGGDILIGGAGKDHLWGGDHNDQLRGDAEDDILNGGAGADRLFGGLGNDQLFGAAGKDTLSGGEGDDNLQGDAGNDALLGGYGNDRLEGGAGSDSLFGGPGDDILIGQETQATADFLNGGAGNDILQSGGADSLHGGSGQDLFQIITAANRPEDVAEISDFNPSHDHIEIWINGQQQTDPIIEISQNNAGHALVWLNQNPILSVLSEEKLTAAHIILRHGPANT
- a CDS encoding DUF5665 domain-containing protein, which gives rise to MPQQDPEIKRLTQAIDALRNHPFLRLNSTIAQQIWITFLRGMAFGLGSVLGATFLVYVLVQTLSQFEFIPILGDWAAQLIQQIENNR
- the pnp gene encoding polyribonucleotide nucleotidyltransferase, coding for MFNVTTKSIEWGEERLTLETGKVARQADGTVIATLGETSVMANVTFAKAQKPGQDFFPLTVHYQEKYYAAGKIPGGFFKREARPSEKETLTARLIDRPIRPLFVDGFKNEVLVMCTVLSHDLVNDPDIVAMIAASAALTISGAPFMGPIAGCRVGYTDGEYVLNPTVDDMDHLRNNPDQRLDLVVAGTKDAVMMVESEAYELTEEEMLNAVTFAHAQIQPVIDLIIDLAEDAAKEPFHFEAPDYADLYQAIKAAGDADMRAAFALSDKQERTAAVSAARATITAALSDEQLADANLGSAMKKLEAGILRGDVVKTGKRIDGRGTSDVRGIVCETGMLPRTHGSALFTRGETQGLVVTTLGTGDDEQIIDALHGNSRSNFLLHYNFPPYSVGEAGRVGPPGRREIGHGKLAWRALQAVLPAATDFPYTVRVVSEITESNGSSSMASVCGGSLSMMDAGVPLKAPVAGVAMGLILEDSGDFAILTDILGDEDHLGDMDFKVAGTAEGITSLQMDIKVAGITPEIMKQALAQAKEGRLHILDEMSKSLTEAADFSVHAPRIETMTVPTDKIREVIGSGGKVIREIVEVSGAKVDINDEGVIKIASPDGESIKKAYDMIYSIVAEPEVGKIYDGKVVKIVDFGAFVNFFGKRDGLVHVSQIENRRLNHPSDVLKEGQDVKVKLLGFDDRGKVRLAMKMVDQETGAEIVEEKKDESAE
- the rpsO gene encoding 30S ribosomal protein S15, with the protein product MSITAEEKAKVMKDFATKDGDTGSPEVQVAILTSRITTLTEHFKSHKKDNHSRRGLLKMVALRRKLLDYVKAKDESRYQDLIKRLGIRR